In Glycine max cultivar Williams 82 chromosome 4, Glycine_max_v4.0, whole genome shotgun sequence, the genomic stretch ctataaaatacacgtaaaatatatatataagtatattatattcaaaatatataacaaaatatatattaacgtaAACGTAAAcgtacatattatatataacatataaaaagtattaaatatatattaatataaaataatcacaataatatcaaatatatcattaagtaaatacaaattatatataacaataaaatatatactcatattgatttctatgaacaacatgtatacctatattttaaatatattccaACTAAGTTGTCAACATCAAGAAAATGTCTAATTACAATGTGAATACaactttagttaatttctttaaatgattttagccaATTCAATTATCCAACAATCCCTACACCTATGAATTTCATGACAAGAAATCACCcacgtgaaataaaatataaagtttgtaaaaacagtatcaatatatatgtacacgTATACACTGcggtgtaaaaaaaataattatctggaCACAATATACATTAGCACAGGAACAAGATTGAAAGGCCAACATATCTGGTATAAACAAATCACCACCACataatttttatgctaattataaagaattctaATTCCTAAGGTACACACCTAACACAGGAACACATCAATCCTACAACAAACTCGCAACAGAACACcaattggttcatcaaacacactcaatctgcgattaaacatgaaaacataattaaattcataaacacccaaaaattgatcctctagggatccctacacatgttcattctaatccccaagcgtgagtaactcatcccttacctcgaggtagtcgcttaaatgttctctgttagcaatggtggcgtctctggtgctctctagagctcctcctctggttgctctgttagggttcttgtgcgttagaaaagaaaaaggggcaGAAGTGTTTTGTAAAAGCTGCTCTAGGTTAACATTTGGTTTATATAGTGGAGATTTATgacctaattatatttttatttatttatttatttatttattaacttattactatattatttatttattaacaattaCGGTTGTTACAATAACTAATAACTAATACAACACTACATGATTACACCTTACTAACAACCAACACAACCACTAACAATGTAAAACCCAAGACACAATAATCCCATTGATcaactattttctttctttttcaactcAATATGCTTTTTCCTGAGTTCATTCTCAATATTCTTGGACTCTTCCAGTTTCCTCATCAACCCAACAATAATTTTCTTCACACAAGGATTCAATGGTGGATCACACCATTCAAAGAAATTACACCCCTGCCTCCCTAAGTCCTGCAAAATCCTAAACAAAATATTAGGAGCAAATATATTTCAACAACCAAAACAACACAAAACCAGTCACATACCTTATAATTCCCACAACCAAAAAACCTTATGATAGCATTATTGTTAGTCCAAGCAGTGGCCAACAGAGCATCTAAGTCACATTCACAACAAGCATGACATCTATTAAGCCTAGAACCAGTGCTATGTGAATACCCATTGCTTTCCATCAAGGAAAGATGACAGGgttcgaggaagaggaagattaTCGGGTTCGAGCAAGAAGAAGACAAAGACGACGGGGTTTGACGAACAGGAAGGAAGAAGATGCGAAGAAGAGTAAGCgaggaagaaaaggaagagcGTGAAGCGAGGAGGAAGAGTAATAgatgaagaggaagaaaaaaatcaaattaaataaaattaattaaacatatattGACGGTCAACTGACAGTCAACAGGGTTAGATGTTAGAAATTAGGCAAGTGCACCAAAATCACACAAATGTAAAACTTGGGGGACAAAATTCGATCATTTTAAACTTTGGGGACCAAAAACGTCAAACCAAAGTTTCAATTTAgtcaaatatttttagttagtCGAATTAATAAAGTTAGAAACTTAGCCAGAAggaaattaattgttattttggaTAAGTGATAAGATATGATAGTTGGAAGAAATAGTTctgctttttaaaatttagaggaTTAAATCTAAGGCTTCAAAGATAAATGGAAATTGAAGCTAAAATTGGGGGTATTggataaaaatagtttttaataagAATCCTATGATCTAGGAGCAGTTCCTAAAAAATCAGAACGTGGAAGGTACACTGTGTTGCTACTTAGCCGAAATGCGAGTAAATTAGTCGAAGCAAATGAAAAAAGTAGTGCACGAACTTGGATGAGACatgattttcattaaattaGTTTAGATTTTAcagtataaatatttatttcataaacaTTTATAGGGACCTTGAACCAACATAACCAATCAATGCAattattttctaagttatttttcagttatCTTTGTTGAATTTATAGTTTTCTTTTAAGTTCAACTTTTACTTTagtttgttcatattttagttgAGATTCACCCCCAAATGAAGTGTTTTCTTTAGTAGCTTGAGAGCCCACGAAAGGTCAAGAAGTAGATTTCCCCTCTTGACAACTAAATTGTTTGATTCatcattcaaattttgaaatcgTGTTGAAGCAATTACAGCTGAATTCATTTCGATTAATCCCTAAGATTTCTTGTGACAACAAAATTGGCACGCCCGATGGGACCTGTGTAGGTAAATTGATCAAATGATTCGAGTCACGAATGGAGTTTTACCAGTCTATGCATTTATGTTTTGGTAAGACTACTACACATAAGATGAATCAACAAACCAAGAAGAAGAATAGTTCGAAATAAGGGAAGAGTTAATTGGGAATGCATGTTTCCTTAATGACAAGTCCCATGGCAAGTACTTTGTCTACTCCTTCGAGTGACGCTACGTCAATTGTGGCACCTGTTATTGGTAGCCAATATGAGTTATATGCCCGTTCAATGTTAGTAATTTGTTTGTTTCTACCTATGGTGGGCAAGCAAGTGCAAATGATTATGCTAATCGAGTCTTTCTTGTCTAGGTAGGTTTAGTAAGAAGGCCTCCAAGTGTTGTTGGCCAAATTGGTTTGCCAAATATGACTCCGTTTATACCTCCCTCTAGAAGGTCAATCATGACAAAGGAGGTAATAATGAAGAGCCCTCATATGTCAATAAGGATGTTGATCAGGGACCAAATGTTGTAGGTCATATTGGTTACTAGCCATTGAGGACTATTGCAACACCTCTTATTAATCCAATGGAAAGGCCCATGATAAAGTATTTTGGCGTTCAACTAAAACCAATAGAGAGTCCCATGTACAAGAAAACATATCCATAATGGGTGAATCGCACGATGCCCCTACCAAAAGGGTATGAGACACCACCAGATTTCTCCACTTTTTCTAGTGAGGACAACAAATTGACTATGGAACATATAGGACGATTCATTGCTCAAGGTGGTGAAGCCAGTCAGAATGAGCTCCATAATTTgcaactttttcttctttctttgacAGGGGAAGCTTTTACCTAGTACTCAAATTTACCACCAAATTTAGTATAAAACTAGGCGGACATGGAGAGATGCTTTCATAATAGATTTTATAAGCCTCAACCTGAAGTCACTATAGCTGATTTGatgaacatgaagaaaatggttGAAGAATTAACAATAGACTTCATAGAAAGGTTCATAAAAGCTGGAAGTCATTGTTCAGTACAATTTCCAGAAGTAGAGTGTGCAGCCATGGCAACTAGGAATATGCATTCTAggttgaaagaaaaattagtgGCTCAAGAGTATGGCGACCTTAGCCAGCTAGCTTCCAAGGCTAATCAAATAGAGCAGTTTATACATGAGAAAGAATTGCAAAGGGCTAACAAAGGACGAGGATCTCATTGGTTAATGTTGATGAGGATAATGTGGAGGCCCTTGAAAAGGAAGTTGAAATCATGGTTGTTGAGATATTACAAGGGAAAACTTATTCATGTCTGGCCTTGGAGCCAACAAAGAATAAAGGTGTTGCTGGGGATGAAAATTTTGAGTACGATTTTGATATATCAAAAGCATATCAATTTTCGACCATTTGATAAGGGACCGGAAAATTCGATTGAAAGAGGGGCACAAGATAGCATCTCCAGAAGaattaaaaggaaagaaatacaTCAAGTGGCATAATTATTACAACCATTATACGACTAAATTGCATTGTATTTCGGCAAGTTCTATAGAGGGCTCTGAAAGAAGGCAGATTTAAGCTAGTAAGGTTTATTAGGTGAAATCTGCAGTTAGACGTTGACATTAACAAAGTTCTCCTTAATCTACCCACACAAGTTGCCAAAAACACAAGTAAAAGGGGGCAGTCCTTAGCAGCAGAACCCAAACGGAAATGGAGATTCCAAATACCACTCTGCCAATAATCAACTGCACATACTAAGGTCTcgttaataattataattaattagcagCATATACGAAACCAAGTTCCCTCAATTATGAGTCATGATGATTGCAGCAGCTGAAGTAAATGGGCCCAGGAAGAGTTCAGACCAATGCAAATAGCATTGAATATGATCCACGCCATGGTTTCTACAATACAAAatgtgaaataataataataataataataataataataataataataataataataataataataataataaaacaaataaataataaaaacaattctAATCTTCTTAGCTACATATATTACAGCACAACAAAATCgcgtaaaaaggaaaaaaccaCAGATAAAACATGTGAATGCATAGCACTACCTATATGCTTCTCTGGCGCATCATGGCCATTCCCAACTAAAAACTATTAcacaaattatacaataacggataatttatgatataattGGATCCAAAAAAGGGGCCAGGTCCAGAGGGTCAcatgatttatttataaacacACTTAAACTTGATTTGGAACCATACATCCACTAAACTTGAACTTCCAAACTGGATCTGGCTCTCAACATAAGATCATCCTCCTCTggtaaaacaaaataagaaacatgGAAATAATAATTAGCTATTAGCATTCCTGGATGAGATAATCCAAGTGTTAACCTTTGCTAACGAATATGTAAGTTCCATAGATGAAAATCAGAACAAGTGCAATTTGCCCGCATATTTTCAGTAACACGTGTTCAAAAATCTTGAAAAGCTCCGTAaaccaaaattgaaattttgagaTAAAGACAAATGAGAAAACTTCAAGTAATGCACAAATACACATGTAACAAAGTAAAGAAACAATGATAACACTACTAATCAACATCTATTATGtatataatatcatataatGAACCCCCATAGCACCTGAAGTGAATTCAAGGCATTGTGAACTTACATGCCTAGTTAATTTGAAGTCAATATGGAAATGCTAGCAGGCCAACAACCCCAGAGAAGcagaataaaaatttgaattaaatagtGTGCAAAGGAACAGTACCAAAATTGCAGACTAAGTAATTTTGATACTTCCATAGTACCTTTGGAATGAGTACTTATGCAAGACTTCCAGAAAATAGGATGAATAAAAATTGATAACAAAACATGATGCAAGAATTTGTACATTACTACATTTCACTTATTCCAGCATAATGTTTCTCTTCTAGAACTCAATTGTATTGGTAAAGTTGGAAGTTAACACATCTAACCTATATCACATACATTTGTTGTTGAGAAACCAAAAAAGTCTTATTTATTGTACCAATTTTAGGATAACAAGAGAACGaaacaaaaaaagggtaaaTTTGAAAacgatttgttttttaaaaaagataaatagaaagCGACAAAGAGAGGCACACATGTTTATTACAATGTCAAATCTGAATGACTATAGGAGGTTTGAAACATGAAAGAGATCTCAAAACCTTTTCAGCCATGAAAGCATTGCCAGTACCATGCCGGTCTTGAGCAACTCTAACCAAAAGAACCACGGCATTTTGATGATCCGCATAAGCATTTCTTTCTCCCTTTGGCTGCACTGCTACCTTCGGCATGATCAGATTGGGCAAGTCCATAATCATATGTTAACTCAGTCATTGGCGGAATGTGTCTGAGTGCAAAAAATGCAACATGGAGGTATGATTGGTTGTTCTCTTCATACACGACAGGCTGCCAGAAAACATTTGGGGAGCAACTATGGTTCATGAATCTAGCTACATTCCCAATATTCTTGGCAGTTATAATTAAAGGATACGGCATGGCATAATCCTCAGTAGAGTCATTGGAACCGATTTCTTCCAAAAGCCTAGGCTCATAATTCCACTTGAATTGATCATAAATACGGGTTGTATCAAAAACATACTCATCTCCTTCCTTCACAAGCTGACTTACCTTGCCTCTGCCAACAACTTCTCCTGCATATTCACAAATAAAAGTACCAGCACGAATAGGATCCAGCGATCGAAGACCCCACCCTCTATCCTTCGTTCTGAACACTTCCATGGGGTGCTTTAAACCAGTTTGCGACACTCGATTTTTGCAGTTAGGAAAACACTGACATGTGGGGCCACATTCATGAACCAATGGCTTCCGGCTCACGAGAATGCCATTGCCAGTGTATGGGAAATCACCTTCATTTCTCCTAATGCAAGAGCAGTTCAAATCACCTGGGACACATGCTTTAATGCAGGTGCACCCATGTGAAGGCTGCATTAAACTGAATGATTTTGGATGTCTAAGAGAAtggaaataattgaaaaaagtaGGTGCCTTCACATTATTGACCTCATTGACAAGTGAGACAGGAATACCCTCAGCTCCATTGGAAAGGTCTGCAAGAATAAGTCCagtccttgaaggggagccagATTTCCACTTCTGAATTGATTTCCAAACAGCAAAGGCACTAGATTGACCAGGTATTCTCACCAACTTATACTTAAATACACCACCGccaccttttgctttttctatCCATGAATCTTGGATTTTATAAAGACCATCATAGACatagattttattatttggattCACACCATCTCTCATGCCCCGGATGACTCTTACTTCATTGTGTTGTCGCGAACTCCTATCCAAAGCAAGATTACCCCTTTGAAGCTTCTGGTCAGTTGTGTGCTTATCTTTATTCATGAAGAAGTTCCCACCCTGACCAGTATAAATTATAACATCACTATCCTCAGCATCATCGTCATATTCTCCTGACGAAACAATGCACACAGCCAGAGTTTCCTCCTCAAACTCACCCCTGATATGCAAGGCATCAATTCCACCCATGGAGGGAGCATGCAAGCCCACAATACACAATTCCATTcggaaataaaaaatgtcacCAATCTCAATCCCAGGAACTGCTCCTATTCTCTTCCTCATGTTTGTCCGAATTCCTCTGGTCATCAAAGTATTGCAAGCTTTCAAATCTGCACGCTTGATCGAACCTGAGCTCAATTCCTTTGCCTCTTCAAGTTGGCAGAGCCTTCTCCGAAGTGCATCATACGCCATGAGCACAATATTAACCACTTCACGGCTACCATCTTCTCTTTGGGCAGGGCTAATACCAACTAAGCCACTTAAATCAGCAGGTGGCTCTTGACTTTTCTTAGGCTTATTTACAGATGATTTGGTGTGGCGCGACGGTGATCCACGTTTTTTCTTCCCAGAAGTATCTTGACCATTGAACCCGTTCATTGTTGAACTAGAGTCTCCTGCCCCTAGTGGGTTCTTATATGCCCTTAATGGAGCAGGTGTGGCAGCACCCCTTGTCGTCACCCCAGTTGGAGTTTGCTGAGGTGCACCAAATGGGAAAAACGGAGAAAACCCAGAAGGATACTGGCCAGCAGGTGGAGCTTGAGAAGACATTGAGTAAATAGGAATCAAACTCCTCAGAGGTTTAATATCCAGAATCTTGGACTTATCAATGGGACCATGAGGAGGAACTGAGTTTTGCCCTAACCCTTCTTCCATTACAGAACCCCTTTCAATCAATCTAGAAGAAAACCAACCTTCACTAGCTGAAAAAGCCctcttctttttataatttttggtcACAAATTCCCCCCTTTTCACCCTCAAACAAAAGCCATCTTAAACTTTTGTTTCTCTCTCCCTTTAGTACAGTCTACACAAAACTATCAAAGTCACTACTTAATTTCAAAACCCAACGGaaaagtttcatcattttctgCAGAAGAGCACAAAAGGGTCATGCAACTATGAAGATCTTAGGAAAAATGATTTGTAGATAAAAACCCACAAGCAAAATGAGATCAAGTTAGAATTTTTACAGAAAATACGCAGACCCCACAATTTGCAAAGGGATCAGGACAAGTACAGTATCCTTaaaacaaaagagagagaaagagaaattttGCATGTAGAGAAGAATTTGTTGATGTTACCTTGTGGGCGCGCTTGATTGTTGAAGCTTGACACAAACATGAAAGGAGATTGTTGAAGCTGCAAGTGAAAGAGAAGAGGAAAATGAGAGTGTGTTTTTGGGTACAAAGTAGAAAAGAGTGTGTTTCAGACCGTGTGCCGAAGAAAATGGTTAATAAATTGCCCTTTTCTGTGTCGTACCATTGGAACATGTGCTGTAATTTAGTAATGAAGTTACTGTGCCTGTCTCATATGACAGTGCGAAAAAGAAAGTGTTATAAAGTACAGTACTATTATAAATGGTAAATTTCAAGGTAATTAACATATTACCGTACTTgtgatataataatataaaatgagaagtaatAACAACATATTACTCCTAAAAtatattctattattaattaaaaattattaaaaattatcattatatcATTAAAAGAGTGTGAAAtccctaattttttataatttgaaagaaCTTTCAACCAATAACAAATAGAATTAGAtagaatttaaaagaatatgttacaaaaagtattattaatatttctgatgtaaaattattttatagtattattatataattttttctctcatactattatatatttttgaaataaataaatttttaatatataaaaatcatagaatttatttttggtctattaaaaattaatatatttaattgttgtttttataaattttcaaatctttaaattcaatttaagtcattattaattaacaatGTCACATAAAAATTGTATCacgttattttttaaacaacagaaataagaagaaaaaaaatgttattcaaatgatatcattttaccatataaaattttattagatcAGATGAAATCAAGTGAAATTAATATGACTTATTTGATTGAAAGACACTTAAAATTACTAACCTAAGTCTAAAAAACACTAGCTAtcatttcaaataattattaatgtggtatatctaaaataatattacattacAGTTTTTTTTCAGCTAGTGATATATTACATTTAAATAGTGATAAAAAagcatttttgaaaatattaaatttactagtatgaaagagaataaaataattttgaaaacctaaataattattaataatacttttaggaattcaaaataagtcagaacttaattttaattataatgctatttatataattgatatcGATCTTTGCTCTTTAGTATTGTTAAAGTCGTTTTGACTTTTAATTAatggataatataaaaaattgtttataattttttatttcaaatttaactaataaaaattaattaaaattcttatcAATGggtaaatcaaatttaattaatgagtattaaatactagtatattgtattgaatatttttacTATACCAATAAATGTTGTTCAATTGATAAGAAATTGATTTATATCCTATGTTTGATTCCCGTTGTCCATGTAAAAAGGTGGataattattctttaaaaatatcaGTAGTGAATAATTTGTtatgcattaattaattttaaatcttcAATCAGTATTCATGCAAGAttagtatttaatatttgtgattttataatttattttcatgtattttatttaaaatttacgtAATAAAgacttgtttttaaaatattagtatttaggaatttttttattatcttttatatatatatatatatatatatatatatatatatatatatatattaattttatatctttaatcaatattaagttaaggaaagt encodes the following:
- the LOC100812173 gene encoding histone-lysine N-methyltransferase, H3 lysine-9 specific SUVH1, which produces MEEGLGQNSVPPHGPIDKSKILDIKPLRSLIPIYSMSSQAPPAGQYPSGFSPFFPFGAPQQTPTGVTTRGAATPAPLRAYKNPLGAGDSSSTMNGFNGQDTSGKKKRGSPSRHTKSSVNKPKKSQEPPADLSGLVGISPAQREDGSREVVNIVLMAYDALRRRLCQLEEAKELSSGSIKRADLKACNTLMTRGIRTNMRKRIGAVPGIEIGDIFYFRMELCIVGLHAPSMGGIDALHIRGEFEEETLAVCIVSSGEYDDDAEDSDVIIYTGQGGNFFMNKDKHTTDQKLQRGNLALDRSSRQHNEVRVIRGMRDGVNPNNKIYVYDGLYKIQDSWIEKAKGGGGVFKYKLVRIPGQSSAFAVWKSIQKWKSGSPSRTGLILADLSNGAEGIPVSLVNEVNNVKAPTFFNYFHSLRHPKSFSLMQPSHGCTCIKACVPGDLNCSCIRRNEGDFPYTGNGILVSRKPLVHECGPTCQCFPNCKNRVSQTGLKHPMEVFRTKDRGWGLRSLDPIRAGTFICEYAGEVVGRGKVSQLVKEGDEYVFDTTRIYDQFKWNYEPRLLEEIGSNDSTEDYAMPYPLIITAKNIGNVARFMNHSCSPNVFWQPVVYEENNQSYLHVAFFALRHIPPMTELTYDYGLAQSDHAEGSSAAKGRKKCLCGSSKCRGSFG